The following DNA comes from Ornithinimicrobium avium.
CAGGTCCTCGGTCGGGTCCGCCTCCAGGTAGCCCAGCTCCCCCGCCTGCCGCACCGCGTCCTGGAACGGCACGCCCTTGCGCGCCACGAGGTCGAGCACGTAGTTGGTCGAGCCGTTGACCACCCCGGAGATCGAGGTGATCTCGTCACCGGCCAGGCTCTCGCGGACGACCGCCATGACGGGGACCGCCGCCATCACCGCCCCCTCGTAGTGCAGCCCCGCCCCCGCACCGTCGGCGACGGCGTGCAGCTCGGGGCCGCGCTGGGCGATGAGCTGCTTGTTGGCGGTGACGACCGGCACCCCGCGCCGCAGCGCGCGCTCGATCAGGGTGCGGGCCGGCTCGATCCCGCCCATCACCTCCACGACGACGTCGGCACCGTCGACGAGTGCCTCGACGTCGGTCGTCAGCAGCTGGGGGTCGACGCCGTCGCGCGGGCGGGAGGCGTCGCGCACGGCGACCCCGGCCAGCTCCAGGGGGCGGCCGCAGCGCGCGGCCAGCAGATCGGCGCGCCCCTGCAGGAGGCGGGCGGTGGCGGCGCCGACGGTGCCGGCTCCGAGCAGGGCGACGCGCAGGGGCTGGGGGCTCATGGGGTCTCCTGGGTGGGTATGCGGCTCACATGCGCTCGGGCGCCGAGACGCCGAGCAGCGTGAGCCCGTTGGCGAGAACCTGTCGGGTGGCGTCGTTGAGCCACAGCCTCGAACGGTGCAGGTCGGTGATCTCCTCGTCCGCGGAGAGCGGCCGGACGCGGCACTCGTCGTACCACTTGTGGAAGTCGCTCGCGAGCTCCTCGAGGTAGCGGGCGACCCGGTGCGGCTCGCGCAGCTGCGCCGCCTGGGACACCACGCGGGGGAAGTCGCCGAGCGTGGCCAGCAGCGTCGCCTCGGTCTCGTGCTGCAGCAGGGAGGGGTCGAAGCCGTCCTCGCGCAGCACGCCGTCCTCGCCGGCGAGCCGGGCGACGTTGCAGGTGCGCGCATGGGCGTACTGCACGTAGTAGACCGGGTTGTCGTTGGACCGCTTGCGCAGCTCCTCGCCGTCCAGGTCCAGCGGGGTGTCCGCAGGGAACCTCGCCAGGGAGTAGCGGACCGGGTCGGTGCCGATCCACTCCAGGAGGTCGGAGAGGAACACCGCGTTGCCGCGGCGCTTGCCCATCCGCTCGCCGCTGATGTTGATCAGCTGGCCGATGAGCACCTCGATGTTGGCCTCGGGGTCGTCGCCGGCGCAGGCCGCGATCGCCTTGAGCCGCCCGACGTAGCCGTGGTGGTCCGCGCCGAGCATGTAGACCTTCTGGGGGAACCCGCGATCCTTCTTGGACAGGTAGTACGCGCAGTCCGCGGCGAAGTAGGTGGGCTCGCCGTTGGCGCGGATCAGCACCCGGTCCTTGTCGTCGCCGAACTCGGTGGTGCGCAGCCACACCGCGCCGTCCTGGTCGAAGACGTGGCCCTGCTCGCGCAGCCGCGCGACCGCCTCCTCGACCTTGCCTGTGTCGTGCAGCCACTTCTCGCTGAACCACACGTCGAAGTGGACGTTGAAGTCCTCGAGCGTCTGCTGGATCTGCGCCAGCTGCAGCTCGTAGCCACGGGTCCGGGCGAGCGCGCTGGCCTGCGCCTCGGGCAGCTCGAGCAGGTCGGGGCGCTCGGCGAGCATCTGCCGGGCGAGGTCGTCGATCCACGGGCCTGAGTAACCACCCTCGGGCACGGCGGTGCCGCGCGCCGTCGCCACGATCGAGGCGCCGAACTTGTCCATCTGGGAGCCGGCGTCGTTGATGTAGTGCTCGGCGGTCACGTCCGCGCCGCTGGCCGTCAGGAGCCGGTTCAGGGCGTCGCCGAGCGCCGCCCACCGGGTGTGGCCGATGTGGAGGGGCCCGGTCGGGTTCGCCGAGACGAACTCGAGGTTGACCACGTGCCCGGCCAGGGTGTCGTTGGTGCCGTAGCGCTCACCCTGCTCGACCACCGACCGCGCCAGCTCGCCCGCGGACGCCGCGTCGAGGGTGATGTTGAGGAAGCCGGGGCCGGCGACGTCGACCCGGGCCACCCCCGGGACCGCGCCCAGACGCTCGGCCAGCTGCTGGGCGAGCTGGCGCGGCGGCATACCCGCCCCCTTGGCCAGCTGGAGCGCGACGTTGGTCGACCAGTCGCCGTGCTCCCGGCTGCGGGGACGCTCCACACGCACCCGCCCGCGGTCGGGCACCTGCATCGCCACACCGTCGGCGGCGGCCGCGGTCAGGGCGGCGTGAATGGCATCGGCGAGCTGCTCGGGGGTCACCCCCGCGAGTCTAGTGGCGTGCGCGCCCTGCCCCCGACGGGCGGCGTTACGGCGCCTGCCCTCCTGGCTGGTATCGTTTCACGCCGTTGCCCCCGTAGCTCAGGGGATAGAGCACCGCCCTCCGGAGGCGGGAGCGCAGGTTCGAATCCTGCCGGGGGCGCAACAGGACAGGGCCGGTGCTCCGCGGAGCACCGGCCCTGCCCGTCGGAGGGCGGGGTACGTTCGCACCATGACTCCCGGCCCCCCGACCGTGACCCACTCCTTCGTCGCGGGTGCCGACCTGCCCGCCGACGACACGTTCGACAACGTCGACCCGGCCGACGGCTCGGTCATCGGCGGGGTCGGCCGGGGCGGCGTGCGCGAGGTCGACGCGGCCGTCGGGGCCGCCGCAGCGGCGCAGAGGGCGTGGGCGCGGACCACGCCGGAGCAGCGCAGCACCGTCCTCACCAGGCTCGCCGACCTCGTCGACCGGGACCGCGAGCGCCTCGCCCGCCTGGAGTCGCAGGACACCGGCAAGCCGCTGGGCCAGGCCCGGACCGACGCGACGGTGTGCGCGCGCTACTTCCGCTTCTACGGCCACGCGATCGACGCCTACTACGGCACGACGATCCCGCTCGGGCCGGACCTGCACGTCTACACCCGCCGCGAGCCCTACGGCGTCGTCGGCAGCGTCGTCGCGTGGAACTACCCCATGCAACTGCTCTCGCGGGCGGTCGCCGCGTCGACCGCCACCGGCAACGCGGTGGTGGTCAAGCCCGCCGACGAGACCCCGCGCACCGCCGTCGAGGTCGCCCGGCTGGCGATCGAGGCGGGGATGCCTGCCGGCCTGTTCAACGTGGTCACCGGCCTGGGCGCCGAGGCGGGGGCGGCGCTCGCGCAGCACCCGGGCGTGGCCCACCTGGGATTCGTCGGCTCGACCGTGACCGGCTCCTCGATCGCGCACGCGGCGGCCGACCGGGTCGTGCCGACCATCCTCGAGCTGGGTGGCAAGTCCGCCCACGTCGTCTTCGCCGACGCCGACCTGGACCTGACAGCCGGCTTCGTCGCCAGGGCGATCCTGCAGAACGCCGGCCAGACCTGCTCGGCCGGCTCCCGCCTCGTCGTCCACGAGAGCGTGCGGGCCGAGCTCGTCGAGAAGGTGGCCGCCCGGCTGCGCGCCACCACCATCGGCCCCGGCCTGGAGGACCCGGACCTCGGCCCCCTCGTGTCCGCCCAGCAGCAGGAGCGGGTCCGGGGGTATGTGGAGGGCGCCCGCTCGGGGGAGGTCGTCACCGGAGGCTCCGCGCCCGAGGACGAGCGTCTCGCGGGCGGCTCGTACTGGCTGCCGACCCTCATCGACGGGGTCGACCCGGGCTCCGCCATCGCCCAGGAGGAGGTCTTCGGACCGGTTCTGGTCACGATGCCCTTCGCCGACGAGGACGAGGCGATCAGCCTCGCCAACGCGACCGACTACGGCCTGCTCGCAGCGGTGTGGACCCGTGACCTGTCCCGGGCGCACCGGGCGGCGGCCGAGCTGGAGGCGGGGCAGGTCTTCGTCAACACCTACGGCGCCGGGGGCGGCGTCGAGCTGCCCTTCGGCGGCGTCAAGAAGTCGGGCTACGGCCGGGAGAAGGGCGTCGAGGCGCTGGACCACTTCACCCAGACCAAGACCGTGGTGATGAGGCTGGGCTGACCGGGCGCACCGCATACCCGTCCGAGGGAGGAGGCGCATCTCCGTCGGAGGTTGGATGTGCGCGCCGGGTGAGCCTGGTTGACTGTGACCATGACCGACGTCGCCCTGCACGAGGGCACGGGGATCAGCATCCGGGGGCTCACCAAGACCTTCGGAACGCTCCGTGCCGTCGACGACCTGACCTTCGACATCCGCCCCGGCCGCGTGACCGGCTTCCTCGGCCCCAACGGGGCCGGCAAGACCACCACGCTGCGCATGCTCCTCGGCCTGGTGCGGCCCACCTCCGGCGAGGCCCTGATCGGAGGGCTGCGCTACGCCGACCTGCCCCGGCCGATGAACGTCGTCGGCTCCGCGCTGGAGGCCACCGGCTTCCACCCCGGCCGTTCGGGGCGCGACCACCTGCGCGTGCTCGCGGCCACCCACGGCATCCCGGACAGCCGGGTCGACCAGCTGCTCGAGCTGGTCGGGATCCCCGCCGCCGCGCGCAAGCGGGCGGGCGCCTACTCGATGGGTATGCGGCAGCGCCTCGGTCTGGCGGCCGGCCTCCTCGGCGACCCCGGCGTGCTGCTGCTCGACGAGCCGGCCAACGGACTGGACCCGGAGGGCATCCGGTGGATGCGCGGGTTCCTTCGGCACCTGGCCGAGAACGAGGGCCGCACGATCGTGGTCAGCAGCCACATGCTCTCCGAGGTCGAGCAGACCGTCGACGACGTGGTCATCATCGCCAACGGCCAGGTCGTCAGCCAGGGCACGATCGAGGAGCTGCACGGGGAGCAGACCGCGCTGGTGCGCACGGACGACGCCGCGGCGCTCGCGGCGGAGCTCGGCCGGGCCGGCCTGACCGCGCACCCCTCACCCGAGCACGGTCCCGACGCCCTGCAGGTCGAGGGTGCAGGCGGCGACCTGGCCCGCGTCGGCGACGTGGCGCTGGCGGCAGGCCAGCCGGTGCACGAGCTGCGCGCGCTGCGCACCGACCTGGAACGGCTGTTCCTGGAGCTGACCGAGTCGCCCGAGCACCGCAACCGCAACCTGCAGGAGAAGACCCGATGACCGGCCTGATCCGATCCGAGCTGCGCAAGGCCTTCACCACCCGCACGGGGTGGGGCATGCCGCTGGCCCAGTTCCTGCTCGCCGCGGTCTTCGTCGGGATCACGGCCACGTTCATGCTCTTCGTCTCGGTGCCCGGGCCGACGGGCGAGGGGGGCGGCGCGCCGCTGGCCGACTCCCTGGACCCGGCGGTGCTCGCGCGGACCATTTATACCGGCGGTCTTCAGGTGGGTTACCTGCTCAGCCTGGTGCTGGGCATCCTGTCGATGGGCACCGAGTACCGCCACAAGACCCTGACCGCCACCTTCCTGGCCTCCCCACGCCGGGGCCGGGTGATCACCTCCAAGGTCGTGGCGCTGACCCTCGTGGTCGTGATCAACGGCCTGGCGCACCTGGCCGGGGCTCTGATCACCGGCGGCGCGATGCTCATGGCGGCCGACAGGGCGGTCTTCCCCGACGCGGGCGACCTGATCGGCGTGCTGGCCCGACTGCTGCTCG
Coding sequences within:
- a CDS encoding ABC transporter ATP-binding protein; protein product: MTDVALHEGTGISIRGLTKTFGTLRAVDDLTFDIRPGRVTGFLGPNGAGKTTTLRMLLGLVRPTSGEALIGGLRYADLPRPMNVVGSALEATGFHPGRSGRDHLRVLAATHGIPDSRVDQLLELVGIPAAARKRAGAYSMGMRQRLGLAAGLLGDPGVLLLDEPANGLDPEGIRWMRGFLRHLAENEGRTIVVSSHMLSEVEQTVDDVVIIANGQVVSQGTIEELHGEQTALVRTDDAAALAAELGRAGLTAHPSPEHGPDALQVEGAGGDLARVGDVALAAGQPVHELRALRTDLERLFLELTESPEHRNRNLQEKTR
- a CDS encoding arginine--tRNA ligase, giving the protein MTPEQLADAIHAALTAAAADGVAMQVPDRGRVRVERPRSREHGDWSTNVALQLAKGAGMPPRQLAQQLAERLGAVPGVARVDVAGPGFLNITLDAASAGELARSVVEQGERYGTNDTLAGHVVNLEFVSANPTGPLHIGHTRWAALGDALNRLLTASGADVTAEHYINDAGSQMDKFGASIVATARGTAVPEGGYSGPWIDDLARQMLAERPDLLELPEAQASALARTRGYELQLAQIQQTLEDFNVHFDVWFSEKWLHDTGKVEEAVARLREQGHVFDQDGAVWLRTTEFGDDKDRVLIRANGEPTYFAADCAYYLSKKDRGFPQKVYMLGADHHGYVGRLKAIAACAGDDPEANIEVLIGQLINISGERMGKRRGNAVFLSDLLEWIGTDPVRYSLARFPADTPLDLDGEELRKRSNDNPVYYVQYAHARTCNVARLAGEDGVLREDGFDPSLLQHETEATLLATLGDFPRVVSQAAQLREPHRVARYLEELASDFHKWYDECRVRPLSADEEITDLHRSRLWLNDATRQVLANGLTLLGVSAPERM
- a CDS encoding ABC transporter permease subunit, with the translated sequence MTGLIRSELRKAFTTRTGWGMPLAQFLLAAVFVGITATFMLFVSVPGPTGEGGGAPLADSLDPAVLARTIYTGGLQVGYLLSLVLGILSMGTEYRHKTLTATFLASPRRGRVITSKVVALTLVVVINGLAHLAGALITGGAMLMAADRAVFPDAGDLIGVLARLLLVLVLWGLMGLGLGVLIPNQVAALFVGVAFAFLIEPLLGVFIGMVDSLADVARFFPSQASSAALSLFQGMDATTIEQAGGNPDQLSWWVAALVLLGYAAVMTLIGWVLTQRRDVG
- a CDS encoding aldehyde dehydrogenase family protein gives rise to the protein MTPGPPTVTHSFVAGADLPADDTFDNVDPADGSVIGGVGRGGVREVDAAVGAAAAAQRAWARTTPEQRSTVLTRLADLVDRDRERLARLESQDTGKPLGQARTDATVCARYFRFYGHAIDAYYGTTIPLGPDLHVYTRREPYGVVGSVVAWNYPMQLLSRAVAASTATGNAVVVKPADETPRTAVEVARLAIEAGMPAGLFNVVTGLGAEAGAALAQHPGVAHLGFVGSTVTGSSIAHAAADRVVPTILELGGKSAHVVFADADLDLTAGFVARAILQNAGQTCSAGSRLVVHESVRAELVEKVAARLRATTIGPGLEDPDLGPLVSAQQQERVRGYVEGARSGEVVTGGSAPEDERLAGGSYWLPTLIDGVDPGSAIAQEEVFGPVLVTMPFADEDEAISLANATDYGLLAAVWTRDLSRAHRAAAELEAGQVFVNTYGAGGGVELPFGGVKKSGYGREKGVEALDHFTQTKTVVMRLG
- a CDS encoding homoserine dehydrogenase → MSPQPLRVALLGAGTVGAATARLLQGRADLLAARCGRPLELAGVAVRDASRPRDGVDPQLLTTDVEALVDGADVVVEVMGGIEPARTLIERALRRGVPVVTANKQLIAQRGPELHAVADGAGAGLHYEGAVMAAVPVMAVVRESLAGDEITSISGVVNGSTNYVLDLVARKGVPFQDAVRQAGELGYLEADPTEDLEGLDAAAKIVILARTAWDLPVALEDVQRQGISRLTDADFRQAAAHGTVVKLVASAWRSRAGGLDRVEVAVRPVALPQDDPLAQVRESVNVVVIEARSAGTLRLQGAGAGGDETASAVLGDLVRAVRSLP